A DNA window from Parabacteroides johnsonii DSM 18315 contains the following coding sequences:
- a CDS encoding 2-C-methyl-D-erythritol 4-phosphate cytidylyltransferase — protein sequence MKRYVLIVAGGRGLRMGGDLPKQFIPMEGKPVLMHTLEAFHRWDASVGLILVLPEDHQPYWKMLCQEIGCKVPHRIANGGETRFHSVRNGLHFLSDEIGNLSGGDEKTCVAVHDGVRPFVAPEVIDRCFAEAEVSGAAIPVVPVVDSLREFSGESSRLVDRSRYQAVQTPQVFDYDLLLKAYEQPYSEFFTDDASVAEAFGHTVKTVPGNRENIKITTPFDLLVAKALLAK from the coding sequence ATGAAGAGATATGTCCTGATAGTCGCCGGAGGCCGCGGGTTGCGTATGGGAGGCGATTTGCCGAAGCAGTTTATCCCGATGGAAGGAAAGCCTGTCCTGATGCATACGTTGGAAGCTTTTCATCGCTGGGATGCGTCTGTCGGTTTGATCCTGGTGCTTCCGGAAGATCACCAACCCTATTGGAAGATGCTTTGCCAGGAGATCGGTTGTAAGGTGCCGCACCGGATAGCGAACGGAGGTGAGACGCGTTTCCATTCCGTCCGGAACGGATTGCATTTCCTTTCGGATGAAATCGGAAATCTGTCTGGAGGGGATGAAAAGACGTGTGTCGCCGTTCATGACGGGGTCCGTCCTTTTGTCGCTCCCGAAGTTATCGACCGGTGTTTTGCCGAGGCTGAAGTGTCGGGTGCTGCTATCCCGGTCGTGCCTGTGGTCGATTCTCTCCGCGAGTTTTCCGGTGAGTCGAGCCGTCTGGTCGATCGTTCGCGTTATCAGGCGGTGCAAACCCCGCAGGTTTTCGATTATGATTTGCTTTTGAAAGCGTATGAACAACCTTACTCGGAGTTTTTTACTGACGATGCTTCAGTTGCGGAGGCTTTCGGACATACGGTCAAGACTGTTCCGGGAAACCGGGAAAATATAAAGATTACGACTCCGTTCGATCTGTTGGTGGCAAAGGCGTTACTTGCAAAATAA